Proteins encoded in a region of the Paenibacillus sp. W2I17 genome:
- a CDS encoding NAD(P)/FAD-dependent oxidoreductase yields MKNFVILGGGYGGLTIIKELLEGKIPSDTQIILVDRSPFQGLKTEYYALAAGTVSDYDLRIQFPVSDKVTYRYGEVTSIDLEQRQIEFEGQDPLVYDKLVIGLGCTDRFHNTPGAEDYSCTIQSFSKTRETYLRLNEVKAYGNVHIVGGGLSGVEMAAELRESRPDLNISILDRGERVLSAFPQRLSVYVHEWFNEHQVETRGHIAISRVEPNAIYNRDEQILTDAVVWTAGIQPVKVVQDLDVTKDPQGRVVLNEYYQIPEYTDVYVVGDCASVPYAPSGQAAEVQGEQIAHIQHALWKGEKPNPHPLKLRGTLGALGKKSGFGLMGKTSMMGRVPRILKSGVLWMSKRHLG; encoded by the coding sequence ATGAAAAATTTCGTCATTCTTGGAGGCGGCTATGGCGGCCTCACCATCATCAAGGAACTTCTGGAGGGTAAAATTCCATCCGATACACAAATTATTTTGGTGGACCGCAGCCCCTTTCAGGGATTAAAGACAGAATATTACGCACTCGCAGCAGGAACCGTATCTGATTATGACCTGCGTATCCAATTTCCAGTGAGCGATAAAGTCACTTACCGTTATGGAGAAGTTACTTCGATTGACCTGGAACAGCGTCAGATTGAATTTGAAGGCCAAGATCCGCTCGTGTACGACAAGCTTGTCATTGGACTTGGTTGTACAGACCGTTTCCACAATACACCAGGCGCCGAAGACTACAGCTGTACCATTCAGAGCTTTAGCAAAACACGCGAGACCTACCTGCGCCTTAATGAAGTCAAAGCCTATGGCAATGTGCATATCGTAGGCGGTGGATTAAGTGGTGTCGAGATGGCAGCCGAACTTCGTGAGAGCAGACCGGATCTAAACATCAGCATTCTGGATCGTGGTGAACGTGTATTATCCGCTTTCCCGCAACGTCTATCCGTGTATGTGCATGAATGGTTCAACGAACATCAGGTAGAGACACGCGGGCATATCGCCATTTCACGTGTTGAACCTAATGCTATCTATAACCGGGATGAACAGATTCTAACGGATGCTGTCGTGTGGACTGCAGGCATTCAGCCCGTAAAAGTGGTACAGGATCTGGACGTGACCAAAGACCCTCAAGGACGTGTCGTCCTGAATGAATACTACCAAATCCCGGAATATACCGATGTGTATGTCGTTGGTGACTGTGCCAGTGTCCCTTATGCACCTAGCGGTCAAGCTGCGGAAGTACAGGGTGAGCAGATCGCCCATATTCAGCATGCCCTCTGGAAAGGCGAAAAGCCCAATCCACATCCACTCAAGCTTCGTGGCACACTGGGTGCACTTGGCAAGAAGTCTGGGTTTGGGCTGATGGGCAAAACGTCCATGATGGGACGTGTACCTCGTATTTTGAAAAGTGGTGTGCTCTGGATGTCCAAGCGCCATCTCGGTTAG
- the mqnE gene encoding aminofutalosine synthase MqnE, which yields MSTLVTPFTDKRMAEIVEKVQNGVRLNVEDGVYLYETDDLLTLGQLANEANLRKNGKKVYFIENMSLYFTNVCEAHCAFCNFRKDQGEEGSYTLSGQEMIDYVEQHIHPGVREFHIVGGHNNHVPFQYYVDSLRALNEKYPDVTLKAYTAAEIDFFTRISGLSIREVLQELQKAGLKTLTGGGAEILSDEYRKKMRVDKANVDRYLEVHRTAHDLGMRTHTTMLYGSIESYEDRVNHMVQIRELQDETNGFMVFIPLSMQPKSKNASIMRRNSAYEDLKTIAISRLMLDNIDHIKAYFINIGPQLAQVALGFGASDAHGTIVRERISHAAGALTPEGLTRKELIWLIKGAGRIPVERDTFYNEIQVYE from the coding sequence ATGTCTACATTGGTAACACCGTTCACAGACAAAAGAATGGCTGAAATCGTTGAGAAAGTGCAGAACGGCGTAAGGCTGAACGTAGAAGACGGCGTATATCTGTATGAAACAGATGATCTGCTGACTTTGGGCCAGCTGGCCAATGAGGCCAACCTGAGAAAGAATGGTAAGAAAGTATATTTCATCGAAAATATGAGTCTTTATTTTACAAACGTATGTGAAGCTCACTGCGCTTTTTGTAATTTCCGTAAAGACCAAGGTGAAGAAGGCTCCTATACATTATCCGGTCAGGAAATGATCGATTATGTGGAACAGCATATTCATCCGGGCGTACGTGAGTTCCATATCGTAGGCGGACATAACAACCATGTTCCTTTTCAATATTATGTCGATTCCCTGCGTGCTTTAAACGAGAAATATCCGGATGTTACACTGAAAGCTTACACGGCAGCCGAGATTGATTTCTTCACCCGGATTAGCGGGCTCAGTATCAGAGAAGTTCTGCAAGAGCTGCAAAAAGCAGGTCTGAAAACATTGACTGGTGGCGGCGCTGAGATTCTCTCGGATGAATATCGCAAAAAAATGCGTGTAGACAAAGCCAACGTGGATCGTTATCTTGAGGTGCACCGTACAGCTCATGATCTCGGCATGCGTACACATACTACGATGTTGTATGGATCGATCGAATCCTACGAGGACCGCGTCAACCATATGGTGCAGATCCGTGAATTGCAAGACGAGACCAACGGATTTATGGTCTTTATCCCGCTTTCCATGCAGCCAAAAAGTAAAAACGCGAGCATTATGCGTCGTAACTCGGCTTATGAGGATCTCAAAACAATTGCGATCAGCCGTCTGATGCTGGATAACATCGATCATATCAAAGCATACTTCATTAACATCGGTCCACAGCTAGCTCAAGTTGCCCTTGGATTTGGTGCTTCGGATGCACACGGCACGATCGTTCGCGAACGGATTAGTCATGCGGCAGGTGCACTCACACCTGAAGGCCTTACACGTAAAGAGCTCATATGGCTCATTAAGGGTGCAGGACGTATTCCGGTAGAACGTGATACGTTCTACAATGAAATTCAAGTGTACGAATAG
- a CDS encoding iron-sulfur cluster assembly accessory protein, producing MINISETAADRLKEMLAQQETPGMFLRLGVAPGGCTGFSYAMGFDDKESDEDLYMDIQSMKVVVEKENLKYLDGLEIDFEESGMTGGFTIHNPNAVATCGCGSSFRTKEDAGVPDKDC from the coding sequence ATGATTAACATCAGCGAAACGGCTGCTGACAGATTGAAAGAGATGCTTGCACAGCAAGAAACACCTGGTATGTTCCTGCGTCTTGGCGTAGCACCGGGCGGTTGCACCGGATTTTCGTACGCCATGGGCTTTGACGATAAAGAGTCCGATGAGGACCTGTATATGGATATTCAGAGCATGAAGGTTGTAGTCGAGAAGGAAAACCTGAAGTATCTGGATGGTCTCGAAATTGATTTTGAAGAGTCCGGTATGACGGGTGGTTTCACTATCCATAATCCGAACGCGGTAGCCACTTGTGGCTGTGGATCTTCTTTCCGTACGAAGGAAGATGCGGGTGTGCCTGATAAGGATTGTTAA
- a CDS encoding NAD(P)-dependent oxidoreductase has product MNIAIIGATGKAGSVILKEAADRGHKVTAIVRNASKLEDKSLNTLEKDVFDLTAEDLKAFDVVVNAFGAPAGKENLHVEVGQALINILKDAPNTRLIVVGGAGSLFTDESKTLRVFESPGFPDAYKATATNQGQNLQDLQASSGIQWTFLSPAGFFNPEGVRTGKYQAGNDVILVNSEGNSYISYADYAIALVDEIENPQHQNERFTVVGEVK; this is encoded by the coding sequence ATGAACATTGCAATCATTGGTGCAACAGGCAAAGCAGGAAGTGTAATTTTGAAAGAAGCAGCAGACAGAGGACATAAAGTAACGGCAATCGTTCGTAATGCATCCAAATTGGAAGATAAAAGCCTGAATACGCTGGAGAAAGATGTATTTGATCTTACAGCTGAAGATCTTAAAGCATTCGATGTGGTTGTAAATGCATTTGGTGCTCCAGCTGGTAAAGAAAATCTCCATGTGGAAGTAGGACAAGCGTTGATCAACATCCTGAAGGATGCACCAAACACTCGTCTGATCGTGGTGGGTGGAGCAGGAAGCCTGTTCACAGATGAGTCCAAAACATTGCGTGTCTTTGAATCCCCAGGATTCCCGGATGCTTACAAAGCAACTGCAACGAACCAAGGGCAAAACTTGCAGGATCTGCAAGCATCTTCGGGTATTCAATGGACGTTCCTGAGCCCGGCTGGATTCTTTAATCCAGAAGGTGTACGCACCGGCAAATATCAAGCAGGCAACGACGTTATTCTCGTGAATAGCGAAGGCAACAGCTACATCAGCTATGCAGACTATGCGATTGCTTTGGTTGATGAGATTGAGAACCCACAACACCAAAACGAGCGCTTTACCGTTGTTGGCGAAGTGAAGTAA
- a CDS encoding AraC family transcriptional regulator — protein sequence MDWLMRMNRALDYIEMNLVGEIELKEIAQCAYCSSHQFQRMFSFITNVSLAEYIRRRRLTLAAIELQNSDRRVVDIAIKYGYESPVSFARAFQSLHGVNPAMAREEGTALKAYPRLSFLISIKGEEPMNYRIETKESFEIFGIEKVFQLNGVETPAELWKQSHENGEVERLAANAGDLPNALNSNYHKVHAVCSYKKTGEDTFPYMLCAFKGETSKPDGYTSITIPAHTWAIFSSDPFTWDKFDATIETLYRRFFSEWLPTTGYEQVDGMEFEITGVKDGLNFVELWFAVRKIS from the coding sequence ATGGATTGGCTCATGAGGATGAATCGGGCATTGGATTATATTGAAATGAACTTAGTCGGGGAGATCGAATTGAAGGAAATTGCTCAATGTGCTTATTGTTCTTCACATCAGTTTCAGAGAATGTTCTCGTTCATTACCAATGTTTCGCTTGCGGAATATATACGAAGAAGACGGCTGACTCTCGCTGCAATTGAATTGCAGAATAGTGATAGGAGAGTTGTTGATATTGCCATAAAGTATGGGTATGAATCACCGGTATCATTCGCAAGAGCTTTTCAATCATTGCATGGTGTTAATCCAGCGATGGCTCGGGAAGAAGGGACTGCCCTCAAAGCCTATCCTCGGCTTTCCTTCCTTATTTCAATTAAAGGGGAAGAGCCTATGAACTATCGTATCGAAACAAAAGAAAGCTTTGAAATATTTGGAATAGAGAAAGTGTTTCAATTAAACGGAGTAGAGACCCCCGCAGAATTATGGAAGCAAAGCCACGAAAATGGCGAGGTTGAAAGACTTGCTGCAAATGCCGGTGATCTACCAAACGCTTTGAATTCGAATTATCATAAAGTGCATGCTGTGTGTAGCTACAAAAAAACTGGGGAGGATACTTTCCCATACATGTTGTGTGCATTTAAAGGTGAAACAAGTAAACCCGATGGTTACACAAGTATAACGATACCAGCACACACGTGGGCGATCTTTTCCTCTGATCCCTTTACATGGGATAAATTCGATGCAACCATTGAAACCTTATATAGACGATTCTTTTCTGAATGGCTTCCTACTACAGGATATGAACAGGTCGACGGAATGGAATTTGAAATTACTGGAGTTAAAGATGGACTGAATTTTGTTGAGCTATGGTTTGCTGTAAGAAAAATATCTTAG
- the rarD gene encoding EamA family transporter RarD produces the protein MNSGLINAIIAYIMWGVLPLYWKLFENVPAGEILSHRVVWSFVFMGIFVAVQRRWSDMKRILTSRSTLLSLTASGLLIAINWLIFIWAVNNGHVVETSLGYYLNPLLNVLLAVVFLHEKPNRGQWLAIAIAGVAVLIIAIDYGRFPWVAISLAVSFGLYGLAKKKIKQDASVGLFSETAVVLPVALGYWIYLAVVGKATAWTLPAPMFFELLLSGVVTALPLLFFARAAARMSLSTLGFVQYIGPTIMLILSVFVFKETVSPVLLVGFALIWTALIVYAAASIRATRLAKVS, from the coding sequence ATGAATAGTGGATTAATCAACGCGATCATTGCGTATATCATGTGGGGAGTTCTCCCGCTGTATTGGAAGTTGTTTGAAAATGTACCGGCAGGTGAGATTTTATCGCACCGGGTTGTCTGGTCATTTGTCTTTATGGGGATTTTCGTTGCCGTCCAACGTCGTTGGAGTGACATGAAGCGCATTCTGACCAGTCGTTCGACCCTGCTGTCCCTTACCGCGAGTGGGCTGCTAATTGCTATTAACTGGCTTATCTTCATCTGGGCGGTTAACAACGGTCATGTTGTTGAGACAAGTCTGGGCTATTATTTGAACCCGTTACTGAATGTGCTGCTGGCGGTTGTCTTCCTTCATGAAAAGCCAAACCGTGGACAATGGCTCGCGATTGCCATCGCTGGTGTCGCGGTGCTTATCATCGCTATCGACTACGGACGTTTCCCATGGGTTGCGATCTCATTGGCCGTGTCGTTTGGCCTGTACGGTCTGGCGAAGAAGAAGATCAAGCAAGACGCTTCAGTGGGCTTATTTTCGGAGACAGCTGTAGTTCTGCCCGTCGCACTCGGCTACTGGATCTACTTGGCCGTTGTAGGAAAAGCAACGGCATGGACGCTGCCTGCGCCGATGTTCTTCGAACTGTTGCTTTCCGGTGTGGTGACGGCGCTGCCACTGCTGTTCTTTGCACGGGCGGCTGCTCGAATGTCGTTGTCCACACTCGGCTTTGTACAGTATATTGGGCCGACAATCATGCTGATCCTGAGTGTGTTTGTGTTCAAGGAAACGGTCTCGCCAGTTCTGCTTGTTGGTTTCGCACTCATCTGGACAGCGCTCATCGTATACGCTGCCGCATCGATACGTGCTACGAGACTCGCTAAGGTAAGCTGA
- a CDS encoding glycosyl hydrolase 53 family protein, giving the protein MFKNVRGFKTSIMLAFVLLFTSIMLPAGQHASAAPSFAKGADISWVPGMEAQGYKWKDKNGVQRDIIDILKKDYQINSVRIRVFVNPSNDYGNGYMNKDRAAALAQRAKNAGMSVMLTLHYSDSWADPGQQTKPAAWKNYTFQQLMDAVWNHTREVMTAMQSKGVTPDWVQIGNETSNGMLWEDGKASTNMKNYAWLVNTGHNAVKSLSSGTKTIVHLAGGDDNALYVWNIGGLINNGANFDMIAMSLYPSASGWNTAVTNTVNNAKDMINRYGKEIIISEIGMDNNQAAAGKSFVAAMKNQIRNLPNGKGKGVFYWEPQATPGYNGGYGKGAWQSNMMPTAVMEGFID; this is encoded by the coding sequence ATGTTCAAAAATGTAAGGGGTTTCAAGACATCCATCATGTTGGCTTTTGTTTTGTTATTCACCTCCATCATGTTGCCCGCAGGTCAGCATGCCAGCGCAGCACCAAGTTTCGCCAAAGGAGCCGACATCAGTTGGGTTCCCGGAATGGAAGCCCAAGGCTACAAATGGAAAGATAAAAACGGCGTACAGCGCGACATCATTGATATTTTGAAAAAAGACTATCAAATCAATTCCGTTCGCATTCGGGTATTTGTTAATCCTTCGAATGATTATGGGAACGGTTACATGAATAAGGATCGTGCGGCTGCACTCGCCCAACGTGCCAAGAATGCTGGCATGAGTGTAATGCTCACTCTGCACTATAGCGATTCTTGGGCAGACCCTGGTCAACAGACCAAACCTGCTGCCTGGAAAAACTATACGTTCCAACAGCTCATGGATGCGGTATGGAACCACACTCGTGAAGTTATGACGGCGATGCAAAGCAAAGGCGTTACCCCAGACTGGGTACAGATCGGGAATGAAACAAGCAACGGCATGTTATGGGAAGATGGCAAAGCATCTACCAACATGAAAAACTATGCGTGGTTGGTGAACACAGGCCATAACGCAGTGAAATCCCTGAGCAGCGGAACCAAAACCATTGTGCACCTGGCAGGTGGAGATGATAACGCCCTCTATGTATGGAATATTGGAGGCCTGATTAATAACGGAGCTAACTTTGATATGATTGCCATGTCCCTCTATCCTTCAGCTTCCGGCTGGAACACCGCTGTGACAAATACGGTAAACAACGCCAAGGATATGATCAACCGTTATGGCAAAGAGATCATTATCTCCGAAATTGGCATGGACAATAACCAGGCTGCAGCTGGCAAAAGTTTTGTTGCCGCGATGAAAAACCAAATTCGTAATCTGCCAAATGGCAAAGGTAAAGGTGTATTCTACTGGGAGCCTCAGGCTACACCAGGTTATAACGGCGGCTACGGCAAAGGCGCATGGCAGTCCAATATGATGCCGACTGCTGTCATGGAAGGATTTATTGACTAG
- a CDS encoding Ppx/GppA phosphatase family protein, protein MTRTNETLGIIDIGSNSIRLVIYELDQDAAYRIIHEDKYAARLSSVVESDGTILRHSLDKAITILRQFKATCEAYQTKLIRAAATAAIRNAGNVLEIIEWLETETGLTIECVSGDREAYYGFLGVTQSIDLADGYVVDIGGGSTEITVFRDRKRLHSISLPIGAVNSHARYGGEDQWTEENANALCNEVIEALHGQDWIREHPGLPLIGLGGTMRTLAKVEQKRTQYSLPVSHHYEISEEAMENIARSLPHLTSAQRKKVPGLAKDRADIIVPGVLILRTVFQLIQGDRYVVSGAGLRDGLLRDYMAGGQPVVPDALKDSIRNFIHFGPPIPEKRLQRIHQDTVTLYTALQGAPPDQADARILYASSMLHMAGKQINYFRYTQHSAYWIMNASIYGLSHRETILSASAADYHPKKRTPQLLNKHRDILKNSDERHAHRIGSLLRVAEAINRSESIAAIEATKENDSLQVQFTCTAEPLLELDGLEEAVKDLKEAWGVTLTHSIQQASKG, encoded by the coding sequence ATGACACGTACTAATGAAACCTTAGGAATTATTGATATCGGCTCGAACTCCATTCGTCTGGTTATTTATGAACTGGATCAGGACGCAGCCTATCGCATCATTCATGAAGACAAATACGCCGCTCGTCTGAGCAGCGTTGTTGAGTCCGATGGAACCATTCTGCGCCATTCTCTGGATAAAGCCATCACCATCTTGCGTCAATTCAAAGCGACCTGTGAAGCGTATCAGACCAAACTGATTCGAGCAGCAGCTACGGCAGCTATTCGTAATGCAGGCAATGTCCTGGAGATTATTGAATGGCTGGAGACAGAGACGGGGCTTACCATTGAATGTGTATCGGGAGATCGGGAGGCCTATTATGGGTTCCTTGGTGTCACTCAATCCATTGATCTGGCAGACGGTTACGTCGTGGATATTGGAGGCGGCAGCACAGAGATCACGGTCTTTCGGGATCGGAAAAGGTTACATAGCATCTCCCTCCCTATTGGTGCTGTGAATTCACATGCCCGTTACGGGGGCGAAGATCAGTGGACCGAGGAAAATGCAAATGCATTATGCAATGAAGTCATTGAGGCTCTCCATGGACAGGATTGGATTCGTGAGCATCCCGGTCTGCCACTCATCGGACTTGGTGGCACAATGCGTACACTCGCCAAAGTGGAACAGAAGCGTACCCAGTATTCTTTGCCTGTCAGCCATCATTATGAGATCAGTGAGGAAGCGATGGAGAACATCGCTCGCTCCTTGCCTCATCTCACCTCGGCACAGCGCAAAAAGGTACCTGGGCTCGCCAAAGATCGCGCAGACATCATTGTGCCCGGCGTACTGATCCTGCGAACCGTCTTCCAGTTAATACAGGGAGATCGTTATGTGGTTAGTGGTGCGGGTCTACGAGACGGGTTATTGCGAGATTACATGGCTGGAGGTCAGCCGGTCGTTCCGGACGCGCTGAAGGACAGTATCCGCAACTTTATCCATTTTGGACCGCCTATTCCAGAGAAACGTCTGCAACGGATTCATCAGGATACGGTTACCCTGTATACGGCATTACAAGGTGCCCCTCCTGATCAAGCAGATGCCCGAATTCTGTATGCATCCTCCATGCTGCACATGGCAGGTAAACAGATTAACTATTTCCGTTATACACAGCACTCGGCCTATTGGATCATGAATGCAAGTATCTATGGACTTTCTCATCGGGAGACCATTCTAAGTGCCAGTGCAGCTGATTATCATCCCAAAAAAAGAACGCCCCAGCTGCTGAATAAGCACCGGGACATTCTGAAAAACTCGGATGAGCGGCATGCTCATCGTATTGGCTCTCTGCTGCGCGTAGCGGAAGCCATCAATCGATCCGAAAGCATCGCTGCGATTGAAGCAACAAAAGAAAACGACTCGCTGCAGGTGCAATTCACCTGTACAGCTGAGCCGTTACTGGAACTTGATGGCCTGGAAGAGGCCGTCAAGGATCTGAAGGAAGCCTGGGGAGTTACGTTAACGCACTCCATTCAGCAGGCTTCCAAGGGATAA
- a CDS encoding YheC/YheD family protein, which yields MSRQLASKWRKTAALMKYPVAAVHIPQTKAFNSGNLLQMLSRYGMVYVKPIVGGGGYGVIRVSASGGAYRYTHMKTTRSFASFSQMYRSLVRVKARRKYLIQQGIHLATIQGRPVDYRVKVVKTQRGWVFRSLVGRLARPGLCVTNLSKGGTMLSGRRALGLSLPHISGRHKRREMRSLTLTCTYIMESQFPGVGQLGFDYGLDYSGKIWILEVNTRPQ from the coding sequence ATGTCGAGACAACTTGCAAGCAAATGGCGGAAGACAGCGGCTCTGATGAAATACCCGGTAGCTGCTGTCCATATCCCACAGACCAAGGCATTCAACTCGGGTAATCTGCTGCAAATGCTCAGTCGTTATGGAATGGTGTATGTCAAACCTATTGTAGGAGGCGGAGGTTACGGTGTTATCCGGGTATCGGCCAGCGGTGGGGCTTATCGATACACCCATATGAAAACGACCCGTTCTTTCGCCAGTTTCAGCCAGATGTATCGCTCTCTGGTGCGTGTAAAGGCTAGACGCAAGTACTTGATCCAGCAAGGCATTCATCTGGCAACAATTCAAGGGAGACCTGTTGATTACAGAGTCAAAGTTGTCAAAACCCAACGAGGCTGGGTATTCCGTTCATTAGTAGGACGACTCGCTCGTCCCGGACTCTGTGTGACGAATCTGAGCAAGGGTGGCACCATGTTATCAGGAAGGCGAGCTCTTGGTTTATCCCTGCCACATATATCCGGTCGGCACAAACGCCGGGAGATGCGTTCCCTTACACTGACATGTACGTACATTATGGAAAGTCAGTTCCCTGGTGTAGGTCAGCTTGGATTTGATTATGGACTGGATTATTCAGGCAAGATCTGGATTCTGGAAGTGAATACCAGACCCCAATAG
- a CDS encoding sporulation histidine kinase inhibitor Sda, with translation MAMLSDEMLLDSYHKAIELNLERDFIALLLAEIHKRKLGTDVSAILH, from the coding sequence ATGGCTATGTTATCCGATGAGATGTTGTTGGATTCCTACCATAAAGCGATTGAGTTGAATCTCGAACGAGATTTCATCGCACTGCTGTTGGCAGAAATCCATAAGCGCAAACTGGGTACCGACGTATCTGCCATTCTTCACTAG
- a CDS encoding NAD(P)/FAD-dependent oxidoreductase, producing the protein MTDLLIIGGGPAGLFAAFYGGMRQASVTLVESMPQLGGQLAALYPEKYIYDVAGFPKVTAQELVNNLVEQMSHFNPNIRLEEKVVSVEKKDEQHFIVKTDENEYHAKAVIITAGVGAFEPRRLELEGAAKFEKSNLHYFISDLNAFAGKKVLISGGGDSAVDWALMLEPIAEQVTLIHRRDKFRAHEHSVENLMNSKVNVVTPTEITELHGDDTITKVTLSHVKTKETQEIEVDDVIVNFGFVSSLGPIAEWGIEIDSNSIVVDSRMETSIPGIFAAGDITTYPGKLKLIAVGFGEAPTAVNNAKVYFDPDAKLSPGHSSNMKR; encoded by the coding sequence ATGACTGATTTACTTATTATCGGTGGAGGCCCTGCGGGTCTGTTCGCCGCGTTTTATGGTGGGATGCGTCAGGCATCCGTTACACTGGTTGAAAGTATGCCACAGCTTGGCGGACAGCTTGCCGCTCTTTACCCGGAGAAATACATCTATGATGTAGCCGGATTCCCGAAAGTAACGGCTCAGGAACTGGTGAATAACCTGGTTGAGCAAATGAGTCATTTTAACCCGAACATCCGCCTTGAAGAAAAGGTTGTATCGGTGGAGAAAAAGGATGAACAACATTTCATTGTGAAGACGGATGAGAATGAATATCATGCCAAAGCCGTCATTATTACAGCTGGTGTAGGTGCATTCGAACCACGTCGCCTGGAGCTTGAAGGTGCTGCCAAGTTCGAGAAGAGCAACCTGCACTACTTCATCAGTGATCTGAATGCTTTCGCTGGCAAAAAAGTACTGATCAGTGGCGGGGGTGACTCCGCGGTAGACTGGGCACTCATGCTGGAGCCTATTGCTGAGCAAGTGACGCTGATCCATCGCCGGGACAAGTTCCGTGCGCATGAGCACAGTGTCGAAAACCTGATGAATTCCAAGGTGAATGTTGTTACACCGACCGAAATCACGGAACTTCATGGGGATGACACGATTACCAAAGTAACCCTTTCCCATGTGAAAACCAAAGAAACACAGGAAATCGAAGTAGATGACGTGATCGTTAACTTCGGATTTGTCTCTTCTCTCGGGCCGATTGCCGAGTGGGGTATCGAAATTGACAGCAACTCCATCGTTGTTGATTCCCGCATGGAAACATCCATTCCAGGAATCTTCGCTGCCGGAGATATCACAACATATCCGGGTAAACTGAAGCTGATTGCTGTCGGATTCGGCGAAGCTCCAACAGCCGTCAACAATGCGAAGGTATACTTCGATCCGGATGCCAAGTTGTCCCCAGGACACAGCAGTAACATGAAACGCTAG
- a CDS encoding NAD(P)/FAD-dependent oxidoreductase has translation MSSIPKIVILGAGYGGILTAQRLQKELNYNEADVTLVNRHDYHYITTHLHMPAAGTDTIEHARVPISKLIDEFKIDLVKSSVKEIRLQDRKIILEDGTLSYDYLIIGLGGEPETFGIPGMLDHAMTIRSINSVRLIREHIEYQFAMYKNDNKRNRIRFVVGGAGFSGVEFVAELADRIPQLCKEFDVNPKHVHIYNVEAAPSALPGFDPELVEHAMNVLKKKGVTFKIGVPIKQCLPDGVIVGEGEKLDAATVVWTGGIRGNSLLEQAGLEVMRGRVKVDDYLRAPGHEHVYVIGDNSLVFNAEGRPYPPTAQIAMQQGVNCAKNVVASIRKKQPQPFVFTSKGTVASLGKGEAIAVVGGKKYKGWKAAQLKKLVDLRYLFIIGGIPLVLKKGRFFG, from the coding sequence ATGAGCAGTATTCCCAAAATCGTCATCCTCGGCGCGGGCTATGGCGGGATTCTGACAGCCCAGCGGCTGCAGAAGGAATTGAACTATAACGAGGCCGACGTCACATTGGTGAACCGGCATGATTATCATTATATTACTACACATCTACATATGCCGGCAGCCGGCACGGATACCATTGAGCATGCAAGAGTCCCTATTTCCAAGCTGATTGATGAGTTCAAGATTGATCTGGTCAAGTCTTCCGTGAAGGAGATTCGTCTGCAGGATCGGAAGATTATTCTGGAGGACGGCACGTTATCCTATGATTATCTGATTATTGGACTAGGCGGTGAGCCTGAGACCTTCGGTATTCCAGGGATGCTCGATCACGCCATGACAATCCGCAGCATTAACTCGGTCAGACTGATTCGAGAACACATCGAATATCAATTTGCGATGTACAAAAACGATAACAAACGAAATCGTATTCGGTTTGTCGTAGGTGGAGCGGGTTTCAGTGGTGTTGAATTCGTAGCTGAACTTGCAGATCGTATTCCACAGCTGTGCAAGGAGTTCGATGTGAATCCGAAACATGTGCATATCTACAATGTAGAGGCAGCGCCTTCGGCCTTGCCTGGATTTGATCCGGAACTGGTAGAACATGCGATGAATGTGCTCAAAAAGAAGGGCGTTACTTTCAAAATTGGTGTTCCAATCAAGCAATGTCTCCCGGACGGGGTAATTGTGGGTGAGGGTGAAAAGCTCGATGCAGCCACAGTCGTATGGACCGGCGGCATTCGCGGTAACTCACTGCTGGAACAGGCAGGTCTTGAAGTGATGCGAGGACGTGTGAAGGTAGATGATTATCTGCGTGCCCCTGGACATGAGCATGTCTATGTCATTGGTGATAATTCACTTGTGTTCAACGCGGAAGGACGGCCTTATCCGCCAACAGCCCAGATTGCGATGCAGCAGGGTGTGAACTGCGCCAAGAACGTCGTGGCATCCATTCGCAAGAAACAGCCACAACCTTTTGTATTTACGAGCAAAGGCACGGTTGCTTCATTGGGTAAAGGGGAAGCCATTGCTGTTGTAGGCGGCAAGAAATACAAAGGCTGGAAAGCGGCTCAGTTGAAGAAGCTGGTTGATCTGCGTTATTTGTTCATCATTGGTGGTATTCCGCTAGTCCTGAAGAAAGGGCGGTTTTTTGGATGA